The genomic window TCTGCACCCAACCTTGCCCTGCAAAATAATAATTGCTGTTTGGCCATGTGATGTGTAATGCTGTATGCAGCAAAGTCTTGTGGAACAGAACTAGCAAGAATGGGGTTCTCATCTTTGGTAAAGGGAACGGAGACGATGAGTAGGACTCCATACTTTTGGTAGCCACTTCTCTCCTCTGTCTgcatttgtgtttcttcttttgtaaaCCTGGGCCAAGCAAAGTGACCTGTTTCTAAAAAGCTGCTGACCCCAACAGAATGCGTGTCCAGACTCAAGACCTGTTCCACACTCATCCTTCTGGGGCACAAGGAAACCCAGATTCTGCAACATTCAAAGATGGCCACAGTTGTATTTAAGTAAATTTGAAGGACTAGGAAAAGGTACCAGACTGTTAGGTCTAGAAAGTAGTAGAAATAGCCCTCTACCCTCTGTCTTCATTCTCTTAGAGAACAAGCAATTATTCTAATGACCTGTTCTGTCCTTAGTAGGGTCCTAGAAGTCATTTGCAAACAGGAATTTTTCTGGCACTGAAGTATTCCCAAGCACAGCTACTGAGATTGACAGGATGAGAGTTAGCACATGAAAGGTTTTGTGCTAGTTTACTTCCTGTTCAGCATATCTTATAATTGGTCGCTTTGCATACTGATCCTGAAAGAGTTGCCCATGGCCAAGGTAGCATTGTCCTTTTAGGACAGTTTTGAAAGGCGATGTAGCAGCAACAGGAAGAACGTTCATTCACAGGCaaggcttttgtttgtttcccagAGAAAGAACTGAGCATGCTTCGTAAGGAAAATCGCAAGAATGCCACCCTTGCTGTGGCCTTGGGGTTGCTGATTGCTCTTATTTATGCCTGCTGGACGATGTGAGTGTACTCAAGAATTCTCCCTGTTGACCAAGTTACTCTCCTGCAAGGAGTTCTTCCTCCTCTCACCACTGTATGCCTCCCACAAGGGTGAgaacagcattttgaaaagctgATTCTTGTTTATCCTCTCCAAGACTTGTTGTAGGGAAGCATTTTCTCTGAGAATTGAGGGGTACAGGAGACAAACCAGAAATTGGAAATCAGGTCAAGCAGAGCTCAAGGTGCTGCTGTCTCACCCAATATGCAGTCAAGACCATCCAGCCTGATGGAGGAAGGCAATACATTCTCCCTTTTGAAGAGGACTTCTGTGGTTGCAGACAAGTGCTCTCTGCCCAGCTCAGTCAAAATACATGCCACTTTCTTGGTTCCTGTGACTTCAGCCATAAGCTGAAGGGACACCAAGTTCTTTGATTCAAAGAGTAACTTGGGTATTGTGACCTAAAGACTCTACATGTCCCCAGAGCTGAGCTAAACAAAGATGTTTCCTCCTCCACACTGACTTACAGCACCAAAGGAATCCTACCTCCACAAAAACAGAGGGGAGGTGGGTATCTCTTTCTGCAAGCAGGTAGCATCCAACTTGGTATCTGGGTGCTTGGGCTTTGAGAAGATCGACCTATCTCTCCAGTGCATCAGAGCTTGGTAGCCATTTTGCGCATCTGAGAATCAACATTTGGAGAAGAGAATTTACTATCAAATCCCAGGGATGGAAGTGCTTCTGCAGGGctttaaataaagtaatttgACCTTATagcttcatctttttctttttttcctgttttgtaacATGCCTTTCAGccactgctttattttcatcctACCATCTGCCTGCTGGCACACGCTGTACCACAGTAGGCCTAGGCTGGGTAAAGCACATAACATCCCTGGTCAGCGAGGTCTCAACAGTGAGTTATTGGTCTGTTGTGACCTGGAACCTACTTGAGTGTTTGCTTCCTTTGAGTGGAAAAGTAGCATAGCATGCTGCAGAGGAATACTTGAGACTGTCCCTCGTAGTTACCTCTCATTCTGATCCAGTGACATACACTAGGTAGCCCTGAGTGTGCTCTACTTGCCAGGAAAGCCTTTAGAAGGGGACTGCCTTGAAAATTTAACTGTGCAAGGCATTTCTCTATCTCCATGCTAACACACACTGCTGGCCAGAATGTGGGAAGCAAAGTAAACAAGCACTGTTGTGAACTACAGGGGCTGTATTGGTCAGAGACAATGAAAGCAGAGAAGTCAACACAAAATGATACACAGCCTAATAACAATACATTGTGCAATTAATGTACATAAACATTCCCTTCAGCAAGACCTTCCTCACCCCCCTTCTGAACATAATCCCTCCATATTTACCCTGCAACAGGGAAGCAAGTAGCATGGTGGCTCATGCTTGCCTTCTTGAAGGGGGATTCAGAATCAAGGTTCAGtgcatcaaaaataaaaataaaagcaaattaaaatcaggaggagctggaggcaaCTGGGTAAACAGAAAGTATCTGTTCATAAAAGCTAGCCTGCAGACTAACCAGGTTTTTTTACACCCTCAGAAGCCTACACTCACCCTAGTGTACTTCCTAGTCACCCTTCTGTCTGCCAGCTCACCAGAGACCAAAGCCC from Gavia stellata isolate bGavSte3 chromosome 2, bGavSte3.hap2, whole genome shotgun sequence includes these protein-coding regions:
- the CCDC167 gene encoding coiled-coil domain-containing protein 167 isoform X3; protein product: MEEVDLKLRREKLSPEGRKSLERERNLLMTKADNYEKELSMLRKENRKNATLAVALGLLIALIYACWTILVVGKHFL